In Anaerolineales bacterium, the following proteins share a genomic window:
- the gatC gene encoding Asp-tRNA(Asn)/Glu-tRNA(Gln) amidotransferase subunit GatC, which translates to MSQTIDAKTVKHVANLVRLGISEEEAQTFSGQFSSIIDYFNMLNEVDTENVIPASDIANAENVLREDVVMLSMDREEFLKNAPQSERGYVKVPTVISDE; encoded by the coding sequence ATGTCCCAAACCATTGACGCAAAAACCGTCAAGCATGTCGCCAACCTCGTCCGACTCGGAATCTCCGAAGAGGAAGCCCAAACCTTCAGCGGACAATTCTCTTCCATCATTGACTACTTCAACATGCTCAACGAAGTGGACACCGAGAATGTCATCCCCGCATCGGATATCGCCAACGCAGAAAATGTTTTGCGCGAGGATGTGGTCATGCTTTCAATGGATCGAGAAGAGTTTTTGAAGAACGCGCCGCAGTCCGAGCGCGGGTACGTCAAAGTGCCGACGGTCATAAGCGACGAGTAA
- the gatB gene encoding Asp-tRNA(Asn)/Glu-tRNA(Gln) amidotransferase subunit GatB codes for MIQYEPIIGLEIHGELLTNSKMFCSCSADYASAPEPNINICPTCTGLPGAMPVVNKKATELAALVGLALNCSINKHNTFARKNYFYPDLPKGYQISQYELPIAEKGWMQVNADGENQLKVRVRRVHIEEDTAKLSHEKNYALVDFNRAGVPLLEIVSEPDMRSVEAALDYATKVRAILRYLGVNSGDMEKGVLRFEANISVRPVGSDELRTRTEIKNLNSFRALARAAQYEIERQIKIYEGGGSVAQETLGWDDVRGVTTSQRSKEDAHDYRYFPEPDLPPLQLSDAWIESIRSQLPELPEAKTKRFITDFELTQSDARLLTSELSLANYFEEVIKHAKSSPKIVNTWIAGEFMRNLNELNVEADSVSAKSLAQLIDMVTDKTISGNAGKTVLTELFKSGGDPAQIVKEKGLAQISNESFIQEAVTKILDDNPKEVQSYLAGKESLLQWFMGQVARTTKGKADPNVAKELLVKSLEVKRKN; via the coding sequence ATGATCCAATACGAACCCATTATCGGACTTGAAATTCACGGCGAACTGCTGACAAACTCAAAAATGTTTTGCAGTTGTTCAGCGGATTATGCTTCCGCGCCTGAGCCGAACATTAACATCTGCCCCACTTGCACAGGTCTGCCTGGAGCAATGCCAGTCGTCAACAAAAAAGCGACAGAACTTGCGGCGTTGGTTGGGCTGGCGTTGAATTGTTCTATCAATAAACACAACACGTTTGCAAGAAAAAATTATTTTTACCCCGATCTTCCAAAGGGCTACCAAATTTCGCAATACGAATTGCCGATAGCAGAAAAAGGCTGGATGCAAGTCAATGCTGATGGTGAGAATCAACTCAAAGTCCGCGTGAGGCGGGTTCACATCGAAGAAGATACTGCAAAATTAAGTCACGAAAAAAATTACGCGTTGGTTGATTTCAATCGCGCTGGTGTTCCGTTGCTTGAAATTGTCTCCGAGCCTGATATGCGTTCTGTCGAAGCCGCGTTGGATTATGCAACAAAAGTCCGCGCTATTTTGCGTTACCTCGGCGTGAATTCGGGCGACATGGAGAAAGGCGTGTTGCGTTTCGAAGCGAACATTTCCGTGCGACCCGTTGGAAGCGACGAACTTCGCACGCGCACCGAAATCAAAAACCTGAATAGTTTTCGCGCACTGGCTCGCGCCGCGCAGTATGAAATCGAACGCCAGATAAAAATTTACGAAGGCGGCGGAAGCGTGGCGCAGGAAACTCTCGGCTGGGACGATGTTCGGGGCGTGACAACCAGCCAAAGGTCAAAGGAAGACGCGCACGATTACCGCTACTTCCCCGAACCCGATCTGCCTCCGCTTCAATTATCGGATGCGTGGATCGAGTCGATTCGGAGTCAACTCCCCGAATTGCCCGAAGCGAAAACAAAACGCTTCATCACTGACTTTGAATTGACTCAGTCCGATGCGCGTTTACTTACCTCCGAACTTTCGCTTGCAAATTATTTTGAAGAAGTGATTAAACACGCCAAGAGCTCGCCGAAAATTGTCAACACCTGGATCGCGGGCGAATTCATGCGTAACTTGAACGAGTTAAATGTAGAAGCGGATTCCGTCTCTGCAAAATCGCTGGCGCAATTGATTGACATGGTGACAGATAAAACTATCAGTGGCAACGCAGGCAAAACTGTGCTGACAGAATTATTTAAGTCAGGCGGCGACCCCGCACAGATCGTCAAAGAAAAAGGATTGGCGCAAATCTCAAATGAAAGTTTCATTCAAGAAGCAGTGACAAAAATTCTGGACGATAACCCCAAAGAAGTGCAATCCTATCTGGCGGGGAAAGAATCTCTGCTTCAATGGTTCATGGGGCAGGTGGCGAGAACGACGAAGGGCAAGGCTGACCCAAATGTGGCGAAGGAGTTGCTGGTAAAATCGCTCGAAGTAAAACGAAAAAATTGA
- the asnS gene encoding asparagine--tRNA ligase, with protein sequence MAEHISVSKISNYVGQEVTVKGWVYNRTDKGKLCFLLVRDGSGFVQCVAFKGDLEPEVFDKVMRLPQESAVIITGAVREDKRAPGIPGGYELGVKQIEVVQEAGLDYPMSLKDHGPDFALDHRHLWIRMQSQWAILRVRAAVMAATRAWLDSNGFFEMSTPILTPAAAEGTTTLFETEYFDEGKAYLAQTGQLYNEANIFAFGKVYCFGPTFRAEKSKTRRHLTEFWMLEPEIAFCDLDQLMEVEEGLITHIAQTVLKECAAELKFLGRDVTKLQNISAPFPRMSYDDAAKYLIDLYEKETDPERKDLLKFEWGMDFGAPHEAELTKLNDKPVFVFGYPSAVKAFYMEPWPGRPEVCKSVDLLAPEGYGEICGGSERMSDPEKLLARIHKEGLPEEAFKWYLELRRYGSVPHSGFGMGVERVVAWLCGIEHIREAIPFPRTIKRVYP encoded by the coding sequence ATGGCTGAACACATCAGCGTTTCAAAAATTTCAAACTACGTCGGTCAGGAAGTGACCGTCAAAGGCTGGGTCTACAACCGCACGGACAAGGGCAAGTTGTGCTTTTTACTCGTGCGCGATGGCTCGGGCTTTGTGCAATGCGTCGCGTTCAAAGGCGATCTGGAGCCCGAAGTGTTCGACAAAGTCATGCGCCTGCCGCAGGAATCGGCGGTGATCATCACTGGCGCGGTGCGTGAGGATAAGCGCGCGCCCGGCATCCCTGGCGGATATGAATTAGGCGTGAAGCAGATCGAAGTCGTGCAAGAAGCGGGTTTGGATTATCCGATGTCGCTCAAAGATCACGGTCCCGATTTCGCCCTCGATCACCGTCACTTGTGGATTCGGATGCAGAGTCAATGGGCGATTTTGCGCGTGCGCGCCGCGGTCATGGCGGCGACCCGCGCCTGGCTCGACTCGAACGGATTCTTCGAGATGAGCACGCCGATTCTGACTCCCGCCGCCGCCGAAGGGACAACCACGCTCTTTGAAACCGAATACTTCGACGAGGGGAAAGCCTATCTCGCCCAAACGGGACAACTCTACAATGAAGCGAACATCTTCGCCTTTGGGAAAGTTTACTGCTTTGGTCCCACCTTCCGCGCCGAGAAATCGAAGACGCGACGTCACCTCACCGAGTTTTGGATGCTCGAACCTGAGATCGCTTTTTGCGACCTCGATCAGTTAATGGAAGTGGAAGAGGGTCTCATCACGCACATCGCGCAGACAGTGTTGAAAGAGTGCGCCGCAGAATTGAAATTCCTCGGGCGGGATGTGACCAAACTGCAAAACATTTCCGCTCCGTTCCCGCGCATGTCTTATGACGACGCGGCGAAGTATCTCATTGACCTCTACGAAAAAGAGACCGACCCCGAAAGAAAAGATTTGCTCAAGTTCGAATGGGGCATGGACTTCGGCGCGCCGCACGAAGCAGAATTGACAAAATTAAACGATAAGCCCGTGTTTGTGTTTGGCTACCCGAGCGCGGTGAAGGCGTTTTACATGGAGCCGTGGCCTGGACGACCTGAAGTTTGCAAGTCGGTGGATTTGCTCGCGCCCGAGGGCTACGGAGAAATCTGCGGCGGCTCGGAGCGCATGAGCGATCCTGAAAAATTGCTGGCGCGCATTCACAAAGAAGGCTTGCCCGAAGAAGCGTTCAAGTGGTATCTCGAACTGCGGAGGTACGGCTCGGTTCCACATTCGGGCTTCGGTATGGGCGTGGAAAGAGTCGTCGCCTGGCTGTGCGGCATCGAACACATCCGCGAGGCGATTCCGTTTCCGAGGACGATCAAGAGGGTGTATCCGTAG
- the gatA gene encoding Asp-tRNA(Asn)/Glu-tRNA(Gln) amidotransferase subunit GatA translates to MQFTSLTIREAHELLKTKKISSVELTQAMLQRIHAVDSKIKSYVTVTDDLALEQAKRADERIAKNENVTPLTGIPFAMKDCISTRGVKTTCSSKILENYVPQYNATVTNKLADAGAVLVGKTNMDEFGMGSSCENSAFFNTHNPWNLDHVPGGSSGGSAAAMSASLALFTIGEDTGGSVRMPAGFCNVTGIKPTYGRVSRYGLISLVSSFDCIGPMTRDVYDCATVLEHIAGHDEKDSTTYQSPVPSYTQHINDPVNKLKLGIPKEYFVAGMEAGVESALQESIRQFEKLGMEIHEVSLPHTKYGLPVYYLLLFAEASSNLARFDGTRFGLSKSDNAKDVIDIYLQTRREGFGDEVKRRIMLGAYALSAGYYDSYYLKAQKVRTLLRRDFETALASCDLLLAPTCPTTAFKLGEKTNDPLAMYLSDIYVVATNPAGVPAMALPCGFSNNMPVGMQLIGKHLDEQTLFQVGHAYQQVTDWHKKLPNL, encoded by the coding sequence ATGCAATTCACCAGCCTCACCATTCGAGAAGCCCACGAACTTCTCAAAACCAAAAAAATCTCCAGCGTGGAATTGACTCAAGCCATGCTTCAACGCATCCATGCAGTTGACTCTAAAATCAAATCCTACGTCACCGTCACAGACGATCTCGCCTTGGAGCAAGCCAAACGTGCCGATGAACGCATCGCCAAAAATGAAAACGTGACTCCCTTAACTGGTATTCCATTCGCGATGAAAGATTGCATCTCAACGCGCGGAGTCAAAACAACTTGTTCATCCAAAATTTTGGAGAATTACGTCCCGCAATACAACGCAACTGTCACAAACAAATTAGCCGATGCAGGCGCGGTATTGGTCGGCAAAACAAACATGGACGAGTTCGGCATGGGTTCATCGTGTGAAAATTCTGCTTTCTTCAACACACACAACCCATGGAATCTCGATCATGTCCCTGGCGGTTCAAGTGGTGGTTCAGCCGCGGCGATGTCTGCAAGTTTGGCATTATTCACTATCGGCGAAGACACTGGCGGTTCAGTCCGTATGCCCGCTGGATTTTGCAACGTCACAGGTATCAAACCCACATACGGACGCGTCTCACGTTACGGATTAATTTCGTTAGTCTCTTCATTCGATTGCATCGGTCCAATGACTCGTGATGTTTATGATTGTGCGACAGTTCTCGAACACATTGCAGGTCACGATGAAAAAGATAGCACCACGTATCAATCACCTGTTCCTAGTTACACACAACACATCAACGATCCCGTCAATAAATTAAAACTCGGCATTCCAAAAGAATATTTTGTAGCAGGCATGGAAGCGGGCGTTGAGTCCGCGCTTCAAGAATCGATTCGTCAATTTGAAAAACTCGGCATGGAGATTCACGAGGTCTCGCTTCCTCACACCAAATATGGCTTGCCCGTTTACTATCTTTTGTTGTTCGCTGAAGCCAGTTCCAACCTTGCGCGTTTCGATGGCACGCGTTTTGGTCTTTCAAAATCTGATAATGCGAAAGATGTGATTGACATTTACCTGCAAACTCGTCGTGAAGGATTCGGCGATGAAGTCAAACGCAGGATTATGCTTGGCGCGTACGCTTTATCTGCGGGATATTACGACTCGTATTACTTGAAGGCTCAAAAAGTCCGCACGCTTCTTCGTCGGGACTTTGAAACTGCTCTCGCCTCCTGTGACCTTCTCCTCGCCCCGACCTGCCCCACCACAGCATTCAAGCTCGGCGAAAAAACAAACGACCCGCTCGCAATGTATTTATCCGATATTTATGTCGTCGCCACAAACCCAGCAGGAGTTCCTGCTATGGCATTGCCTTGTGGATTCTCAAATAACATGCCAGTCGGAATGCAATTGATTGGCAAACATTTAGACGAGCAAACTTTATTCCAAGTTGGTCATGCCTATCAACAAGTCACGGATTGGCATAAGAAATTACCAAACCTGTAA